A region from the Gossypium hirsutum isolate 1008001.06 chromosome A08, Gossypium_hirsutum_v2.1, whole genome shotgun sequence genome encodes:
- the LOC107926335 gene encoding mitochondrial outer membrane import complex protein METAXIN, translating into MEQVAGEREAEEFTLVARKPYFDLPTACPICLPLFIYLKLAHFPFRLSFNSIFPDSDQIPYVESGTYVAYNNENSGVVECLKKDGIVDLDSEFQSAPDWVSIQAMINSWLADALTYELWVGTDGRSAYKIYYSDLSWPIGKVLFLKQVYSVKQRLGITKDNAEHREDEIYRRAKIAYGALSTKLGEQNFLFDDRPSSLDATFLGHVLVTLHALPDTSVLRSKLLEHDNIVRYAEKLKTELIESGSSSSGPQFRSVPSSSTPRKGPSNWSSKPKSKPKREKTEEEKTFKRRAKYFLAAQLLAVLLFLSMMGGYDSGDLELDDEDEGISFN; encoded by the exons atggagcAAGTGGCGGGTGAAAGGGAAGCCGAAGAGTTCACACTGGTCGCAAGGAAGCCTTACTTCGATCTCCCAACTGCGTGCCCTATTTGTTTGCCGCTTTTCATTTATCTCAAGCTTGCCCACTTTCCCTTTCGTTtatctttcaattcaatcttccctgattcag ATCAAATTCCTTATGTTGAATCTGGTACTTACGTTGCCTACAACAACGAGAATAGTGGGGTTGTTGAGTGTTTAAAGAAAGATGGTATCGTTGATCTGGACTCTGAATTCCAATCTGCCCCAGATTGGGTATCGATACAAGCTATGATTAACTCTTGGTTAGCTGATGCATTGACGTACGAACTATGGGTGGGTACCGATGGAAGATCAGCCTACAAGATTTATTATTCTGACCTTTCATGGCCAATAGGAAAAGTTCTTTTCCTAAAGCAAGTGTATAGTGTTAAACAACGTCTTGGAATTACTAAAGACAATGCCGAACACAGAGAAGATGAG ATTTACAGGAGAGCAAAAATTGCTTATGGTGCTCTATCTACTAAGTTAGGAGAACAGAACTTCCTCTTTGATGATAG GCCATCAAGCTTGGATGCAACTTTTCTCGGACATGTTCTTGTCACCCTTCATGCACTACCT GACACGTCAGTGCTCCGAAGCAAACTCTTGGAGCATGACAATATTGTCAGATATGCCGAAAAACTTAAAACGGAGTTGATAGAGTCTGGTTCATCATCTTCTGGTCCACAATTTCGCTCAGTCCCTTCATCGTCAACTCCGAGAAAAGGTCCCTCAAATTGGA GTTCAAAGCCGAAGAGCAAGCCAAAAAGGGAGAAAACAGAGGAGGAGAAAACTTTTAAGAGGAGGGCAAAATATTTTCTAGCTGCACAGCTACTTGCGGTTCTGCTTTTCCTCTCCATGATGGGCGGTTATGATTCTGGCGACCTGGAGCTCGACGACGAAGATGAAGGCATCTCTTTCAATTGA